In one Alnus glutinosa chromosome 14, dhAlnGlut1.1, whole genome shotgun sequence genomic region, the following are encoded:
- the LOC133857137 gene encoding dolichyl-diphosphooligosaccharide--protein glycosyltransferase subunit STT3A, translating to MEASETSKGTSLRYAFGNVLSFFILVLIGVLAFSIRLFSVIKYESVIHEFDPYFNYRVTQYLTKNGIYDFWNWFDDRTWYPLGRVIGGTVYPGLTLTAGTLWWFLNSLNIPLSVETVCVFTAPIFSAFASWATYLLTKEVKGAGAGLTAAVLLAMVPSYISRSVAGSYDNEAVAIFALIFTFYLYIKTLNTGSLFYATLNAIAYFYMVCSWGGYTFIINLIPMHVLMCIVTGRFSSRLYIAYAPLVVLGTLLAALVPVVGFNAVMTSEHFASFLVFIIIHVVALVYYIKGILSPKMFKVAVTFVISIGLVVCCAVLAVLVALVASSPTMGWSGRSLSLLDPTYASKYIPIIASVSEHQPPTWPSYFMDINVLAFLVPAGIIACFSPLSDASSFVVLYIVTSVYFSGVMVRLMLVLAPAACIVSGIALSGAFDVFTQSIKFQLPGVAGKSQTDAGDSTSDSTVAQDDVVKTEKSEDALKERPSKRNRKKEKEHVEKPSVKSQIKKRLLVLPLEASVIAILLLVLLGAFYVVHSVWAAAEAYSAPSIVLTSYSHDGLHVFDDFREAYAWLSHNTEVDDKVASWWDYGYQTTAMANRTVIVDNNTWNNTHIATVGTAMSSPEKAAWEIFNSLDVKYVLVVFGGLVGYPSDDINKFLWMVRIGGGVFPHIKEPDYLRDGQYRIDSQATPTMLNCLMYKLSYYRFVETDGKAFDRVRRTEIGKKHFKLTHFEEVFTTHHWMVRIYKLKPPKNRIRGKAKKSKSKASSTSSAKRSGSKNKNPWH from the exons ATGGAGGCCTCAGAGACCTCCAAAGGGACATCCCTGAGATATGCTTTCGGAAATGTCCTTTCCTTCTTCATCCTCGTCCTGATCGGCGTTCTGGCCTTTTCGATCCGTCTCTTCTCT GTTATAAAGTACGAGAGTGTGATTCACGAGTTCGATCCTTATTTCAATTATAGAGTCACTCAG TACCTGACAAAGAATGGAATATATGATTTTTGGAACTGGTTTGACGATCGCACCTG GTATCCTCTCGGTCGTGTTATTGGTGGAACTGTTTACCCTGGATTGACATTGACTGCAGGCACCTTATGGTG gtttttgaattctttaaaCATTCCTCTGTCTGTGGAAACTGTTTGTGTATTTACTGCACCTATATTCTCTGCATTTGCCTCATGGGCTACTTACCTTCTGACAAAG GAAGTTAAGGGTGCTGGTGCTGGACTGACAGCGGCGGTTCTTCTGGCTATG GTTCCGTCATATATATCCCGATCTGTGGCTGGCAGCTATGACAATGAAGCTGTAGCTATATTTGCTTTGATCTTTACCTTTTACCTTTACATAAAG ACACTGAATACAGGATCCCTCTTCTATGCCACTTTGAATGCCATAGCATACTTTTACATG GTTTGCTCTTGGGGAGGCTACACCTTTATCATTAACCTTATTCCAATGCATGTTCTTATGTGCATTGTGACTGGTCGCTTCTCTTCCCGACTATACATTGCATATGCTCCTCTT GTTGTCTTGGGAACATTGTTAGCTGCATTAGTGCCTGTTGTTGGATTCAATGCAGTCATGACATCAGAACATTTTGCATCATTTTTG GTTTTCATTATTATCCATGTGGTGGCTCTTGTGTATTATATCAAAGGGATTCTCTCTCCAAAAATGTTCAAAGTTGCTGTTACCTTTGTTATATCTATTGGCCT GGTAGTGTGCTGTGCTGTGTTAGCAGTACTTGTAGCATTGGTAGCTTCAAGTCCGACAATGGGATGGAGTGGACGAAGTTTGAGTCTGCTTGATCC AACATATGCAAGCAAGTACATACCAATTATTGCAAGTGTTAGTGAGCATCAACCTCCTACTTGGCCTTCTTATTTTATGGACATTAACGTCTTGGCATTCTTGGTTCCTGCTGGCATTATT GCATGCTTCTCACCACTGTCTGATGCAAGCTCCTTTGTGGTCCTTTATATTGTCACATCAGTTTATTTTTCTGGGGTCATG GTACGTCTTATGCTTGTACTTGCTCCAGCAGCATGCATCGTGTCTGGGATTGCTCTCTCAGGAGCTTTTGATGTTTTCACACAATCGATCAAATTTCAGTTACCTGGAGTAGCAGGAAAATCCCAAACTGAT GCAGGGGATTCTACTTCTGATAGTACTGTAGCACAGGATGATGTGGTAAAGACTGAAAAAAGTGAGGATGCATTAAAGGAACGACCCTCAAAAAGGAataggaagaaggaaaaggagcATGTGGAAAAGCCTTCCGTTAAGTCCCAAATTAAGAAGAGGCTGCTGGTCTTACCTTTGGAAGCATCTGTCATTGCTATTCTCTTGCTAGTGTTGCTGGGTGCTTTCTATGTg GTTCACTCTGTTTGGGCGGCAGCAGAAGCTTATTCAGCTCCTTCTATTGTTCTAACATCTTATTCACATGATGGTCTTCATGTTTTTGATGATTTTCGAGAGGCTTATGCATGGTTGAGCCACAACACTGAGGTGGATGATAAA GTTGCATCTTGGTGGGACTATGGGTACCAAACTACTGCTATGGCTAATCGTACTGTCATTGTTGACAATAATACATGGAACAACACACACATTGCAACTGTTGGTACTGCCATGTCTTCTCCAGAAAAGGCAGCTTGGGAAATTTTTAACTCTTTGGACGTAAAATATGTGCTTGTTGTCTTTGGAG GTCTTGTTGGCTACCCCAGTGACGATATTAATAAGTTCCTGTGGATGGTCCGTATAGGAGGTGGTGTATTTCCTCATATCAAGGAACCCGATTACCTT AGAGATGGTCAATATCGGATCGATTCTCAGGCCACACCCACCATGCTAAACTGCCTCATGTACAAACTCTCCTATTACAG GTTTGTGGAGACAGATGGTAAAGCCTTTGATAGGGTCAGGCGGACAGAAATTGGAAAGAAGCATTTCAAACTTACCCATTTTGAAGAG GTTTTCACAACTCATCATTGGATGGTTCGCATATACAAACTGAAACCTCCGAAGAACAGGATCAGGGGCAAGGCAAAGAAATCAAAATCG AAAGCAAGCTCAACATCGAGCGCGAAAAGAAGTGGATCAAAAAACAAGAATCCATGGCACTGA
- the LOC133858067 gene encoding SNW/SKI-interacting protein A-like: MAALKELLPAAKSTTTSIYDHSNDPWFKQRFSSSEAEKSSVIKHNPVPPYLKRAGFVPRKVEDFGDGGAFPEIHVAQYPLDMGRDRSSKPGSKILPVTVDAHGNVAYDAIVKQNENAKKIVYSQHKDLIPKVLKNDSEETETDEEIQKEIEETTQETKAALEKIVNVRLSAAQPKNVPKQSTETKFIKYKPSQQSAAFNSGAKERIISMMQMPVDPLEPPKFKHKRVPKASGSPPVPVMHSPPRPVTVKDQQDWKIPPCISNWKNPKGYTIPLDKRLAADGRGLQDVQINDNFAKLSEALYVAEQKAREAVAMRSKVQKEMMMKEKERKEHELRALAEKARAERTGVAPPAAIPIPSEKRAMDSSDMRVDYEHGRDKEKDFPKETREEREERLRREKIREERRRERERERRLEAKDAAMGKKSKITRDRDRDVSEKVALGMASTGAGRGGEVMYDQRLFNQEKGMDSGFATDDQYNVYDKGLFTAQPTLSTLYRPKKDADAEMYGGADEQLENIMKTDRFKPDKGFTGAAEKAGPRDGPVEFEKVAEEADPFGLDQFLTEVKKGKKALEKVGTGGTMKASAGSSMRDGYEGGSGRSRIGFERGR, translated from the coding sequence ATGGCGGCTTTGAAGGAGCTTCTTCCGGCTGCAAAATCAACCACAACTTCAATTTATGATCACTCCAATGATCCATGGTTCAAGCAGAGATTCAGTTCCTCTGAGGCAGAAAAATCCTCCGTTATCAAGCACAATCCTGTGCCTCCTTACTTGAAGCGTGCAGGTTTTGTTCCTCGAAAGGTAGAGGATTTTGGGGATGGGGGCGCATTTCCAGAGATTCACGTGGCTCAGTACCCACTTGACATGGGTAGGGACAGATCATCGAAGCCCGGATCAAAGATTCTTCCTGTTACAGTTGATGCCCATGGCAATGTTGCCTATGATGCGATTGTGAAGCAGAATGAGAATGCAAAGAAGATTGTTTACTCGCAGCATAAAGATCTTATACCAAAGGTTCTGAAGAATGATAGCGAAGAGACAGAAACTGATGAGGAGATTCAGAAAGAGATTGAGGAGACAACACAAGAGACAAAAGCTGCACTTGAAAAGATTGTGAATGTGAGATTGAGTGCGGCGCAGCCAAAAAATGTACCAAAGCAGTCCACTGAGACAAAGTTTATCAAATATAAGCCATCACAGCAATCGGCAGCATTCAACTCAGGTGCTAAGGAGAGGATAATCAGTATGATGCAGATGCCTGTGGATCCACTTGAACCTCCTAAGTTCAAGCATAAGCGAGTCCCAAAGGCTTCTGGGTCCCCGCCTGTGCCGGTGATGCATTCTCCTCCTCGGCCTGTGACTGTGAAGGATCAACAAGATTGGAAGATCCCACCTTGTATTTCAAATTGGAAGAACCCAAAAGGTTATACCATCCCTCTTGATAAGCGTCTTGCAGCTGATGGTAGAGGCCTTCAAGATGTTCAGATCAATGATAATTTTGCAAAGCTTTCAGAAGCCTTGTATGTTGCGGAGCAGAAGGCTCGAGAAGCTGTAGCCATGAGATCAAAGGTTCAAAAGGAGATGATGatgaaggaaaaggaaaggaaagagcaTGAACTGAGGGCGCTTGCTGAAAAAGCACGTGCTGAGAGAACCGGTGTGGCACCCCCGGCGGCTATTCCAATCCCTTCTGAGAAGAGAGCCATGGATAGTTCTGATATGAGAGTTGATTATGAGCACGGAAGGGACAAAGAGAAGGATTTCCCAAAGGAGACTAGGGAGGAAAGAGAAGAACGGCTTCGGCGTGAGAAAATTCGCGAGGAGCGACgccgagagagggagagggagagaagatTGGAGGCCAAGGATGCTGCAATGGGAAAGAAGAGCAAGATCACAAGAGATAGAGATCGTGATGTCAGTGAGAAGGTTGCTCTTGGCATGGCTTCTACTGGAGCAGGAAGAGGAGGAGAGGTTATGTATGACCAGAGACTGTTCAACCAGGAGAAAGGGATGGACTCTGGATTTGCCACTGATGACCAGTACAATGTGTATGACAAGGGCTTGTTTACTGCTCAGCCAACGCTTTCAACCCTTTACAGGCCGAAGAAAGATGCCGATGCTGAGATGTATGGAGGTGCAGATGAGCAGTTGGAGAATATCATGAAGACTGATCGCTTCAAGCCTGACAAGGGCTTTACAGGCGCTGCTGAAAAAGCCGGTCCAAGAGATGGGCCAGTTGAGTTTGAGAAGGTGGCTGAAGAGGCTGATCCATTTGGACTGGATCAGTTCTTGACAGAGGTGAAGAAGGGTAAGAAAGCCCTCGAGAAAGTTGGTACTGGAGGGACAATGAAAGCAAGTGCAGGGTCTTCAATGCGAGATGGCTATGAAGGAGGTTCCGGCAGAAGTCGTATTGGGTTTGAAAGAGGGCGTTAA
- the LOC133857010 gene encoding protein unc-13 homolog gives MASILRDRILGSSKRHSLGGSKRHDEFQKPMQHQQQQVYPVEDLPTPFGDLGTNLSDSELRETAYEILVSACRSTGTRPLTYIPQSEKADRAPAIAPSASLQRSLSSSASRVKKALGLKTTSSKRRSGGGGGESVSQGRVKKAVTAGELMRVQMRVSEQTDSRIRRALLRVAAGQLGRRIESIVLPLELLQQFKSLDFPNQQEYEAWQRRNLKVLEAGLLLHPHLPLEKTDTAAQRLRQIIRGALEKPLETGKHNESMQALRSVVTTLACRSFDGSASDTCHWADGFPLNLRLYQMLLDACFDISEETTIIEEVDEVLELIKKTWVILGLNQKLHNLCFSWVLFHRYVVTGQVESDLLFASNNLLIEVEKDAKAITDPVDSKVLSSTLSLVLGWAEKRLLAYRDTFHSGTIESMQSVVSLGVLSAKILVEDLSREYRKKRKEVNVTFERVETYIRSSLRTAFAQKMEKVNSSKRISKNQNSPLPALSILAQETSELALNEKEIFSPILKRWHPLAAGVAVATLHSCYGNELKQFITDISELTPDAIQVLRAADKLEKDLVQIAVEDAVDSEDGGKSIIREMPPYEAEAVIANLVKSWIKTRVDRLKEWTDRNLQQEVWNPRANKDRFAPSAVEVLRIIDETLDAFFLLPIPMHPVLLPELMTGFDRCLQHYILKAKSGCGTRNTYIPSMPALTRCSTGSRFHGVFKKKEKSQTIHKRKSQVGTSNGDNSFGIPQLCVRINTLQQLRTELGVLDKRTIAHLENAECTYADNIENEMGKRFELSANACVEGIQQLCEAIAYKIIFHELSHVLWDGLYVGEVSSSRIEPFLQELERNLEIISSTVHDRVRTRVITDVMKASFDGFLLVLLAGGPSRAFTQQDSEIIKEDFKFLTDLFWSNGDGLPADLINKFSAKVKSILPLLCSSTESLVEQFRHLVLETYGSSAKSKLQLPPTSGQWDPTEPNTILRVLCYRNDETAAKFLKKTYNLPKKLNNAGF, from the exons ATGGCCAGCATTTTGAGGGACAGAATATTGGGATCCTCCAAGAGACACTCACTTGGCGGCTCCAAAAGACACGACGAGTTCCAGAAACCCATGCAGCACCAGCAACAGCAAGTGTACCCGGTCGAAGACCTGCCGACCCCGTTCGGCGACCTGGGTACGAACCTCTCGGACTCGGAGCTCCGAGAGACGGCCTACGAGATCCTCGTCTCGGCGTGCCGGAGCACCGGGACGAGGCCGTTGACCTACATCCCGCAATCGGAGAAGGCCGACCGGGCTCCGGCGATCGCGCCATCGGCTTCGCTGCAGAGGTCGCTGTCGTCGTCGGCGAGCCGGGTGAAGAAGGCCTTGGGGCTGAAAACGACGTCCTCGAAGAGGAgaagtggtggtggtggtggtgagtCGGTGAGCCAGGGGCGAGTGAAGAAGGCGGTGACCGCTGGGGAGCTTATGAGGGTGCAGATGAGGGTTTCGGAGCAAACCGATTCGAGAATCAGGAGAGCCCTGTTGAGGGTCGCTGCTGGGCAG CTTGGAAGGCGAATAGAGTCAATCGTTTTGCCACTTGAGCTATTACAGCAGTTCAAATCTTTAGATTTTCCCAATCAGCAAGAATATGAGGCTTGGCAAAGGAGGAATCTGAAGGTTTTGGAAGCAGGACTTCTTCTGCATCCTCATCTGCCACTGGAAAAGACAGACACTGCAGCACAACGGCTCCGGCAGATTATTCGTGGGGCCCTAGAGAAGCCCCTAGAAACCGGGAAACACAATGAATCGATGCAAGCCTTGCGGAGTGTTGTTACGACTCTTGCTTGCAGATCATTTGACGGATCTGCATCTGACACATGTCACTGGGCAGATGGGTTTCCACTGAACCTCAGGCTCTACCAAATGCTCTTAGATGCATGTTTTGATATCAGTGAAGAGACAACTATTATTGAAGAGGTTGATGAGGTTTTAGAACTCATAAAGAAGACCTGGGTAATCCTCGGATTGAACCAGAAGCTGCATAATCTTTGTTTCTCATGGGTTTTATTCCACCGTTATGTTGTAACTGGTCAAGTAGAAAGTGACCTGCTATTTGCATCCAATAATCTGTTGATTGAAGTTGAAAAAGATGCCAAGGCAATAACGGATCCAGTTGACTCAAAAGTTTTGAGCTCTACGTTGAGTTTGGTATTGGGCTGGGCAGAGAAAAGGCTTCTTGCTTACCGTGATACTTTCCACAGTGGTACTATTGAATCAATGCAAAGTGTTGTCTCTCTAGGAGTATTATCAGCCAAGATTTTGGTAGAAGATCTCTCTCGTGAGTATCGTAAGAAGAGGAAAGAAGTTAATGTGACCTTTGAAAGGGTTGAAACCTATATAAGATCATCGCTACGCACTGCTTTTGCTCAG AAAATGGAGAAGGTGAACTCGAGCAAGCGTATATCTAAGAACCAGAACAGTCCTCTTCCTGCCCTTTCCATCCTTGCACAAGAGACTAGTGAACTGGCTCTTAATGAGAAAGAGATATTCAGTCCAATACTGAAGAGGTGGCACCCTCTTGCAGCAGGTGTCGCTGTAGCTACCCTTCATTCTTGCTATGGGAATGAGTTGAAGCAATTTATTACAGATATTAGTGAGTTGACACCTGATGCAATACAAGTGCTGAGAGCCGCTGACAAATTGGAGAAAGATCTTGTGCAGATTGCAGTTGAGGATGCAGTGGACAGTGAAGATGGTGGGAAGTCTATTATACGGGAGATGCCTCCTTATGAGGCTGAAGCTGTAATTGCTAATCTGGTAAAGTCATGGATAAAGACAAGAGTGGACAGACTGAAGGAATGGACTGACAGGAATCTGCAACAAGAG GTATGGAATCCAAGGGCCAACAAGGATCGGTTTGCTCCTTCTGCAGTTGAAGTTCTCCGAATCATAGATGAAACTTTGGACGCATTCTTTCTGTTGCCAATTCCTATGCATCCAGTCCTGCTTCCTGAATTGATGACTGGTTTTGACAGATGTCTTCAACATTACATATTGAAGGCCAAGTCTGGCTGTG GAACCCGAAATACTTACATTCCTAGTATGCCTGCTTTGACTAGATGTTCAACTGGATCAAGGTTCCATGGTGTAttcaaaaagaaggaaaaatcacAAACAATACACAAGAGGAAATCTCAGGTTGGAACTTCAAATGGGGATAACTCCTTTGGGATACCCCAGCTTTGTGTTCGCATAAATACTCTGCAGCAGCTTCGAACAGAGTTGGGAGTTTTGGATAAGAGGACAATCGCTCATCTTGAAAATGCTGAATGCACTTATGCGGACAATATTGAAAATGAGATGGGAAAAAGGTTTGAGCTTTCAGCAAATGCTTGTGTGGAAGGGATCCAACAACTCTGTGAGGCAATAGCATATAAGATCATCTTCCATGAGCTAAGTCATGTTCTTTGGGATGGCTTGTATGTTGGGGAAGTTTCTTCTTCTAGGATTGAGCCCTTCCTTCAGGAGCTTGAGCGAAATTTGGAAATTATTTCATCGACAGTGCATGACAGAGTCAGAACGCGTGTCATTACGGACGTAATGAAAGCTTCTTTTGATGGGTTCCTATTGGTTTTGCTTGCTGGAGGCCCTTCTCGTGCTTTCACTCAACAAGATTCTGAAATAATAAAGGAGGATTTTAAGTTTCTTACAGACCTATTTTGGTCCAATGGTGATGGATTGCCAGCTGATTTAATAAATAAGTTTTCAGCCAAGGTTAAAAGTATCCTCCCTCTACTTTGTTCTAGTACAGAGAGCCTAGTTGAGCAATTCAGACATTTAGTTCTTGAGACCTATGGCTCTTCCGCTAAATCTAAGCTTCAGTTGCCTCCAACTTCCGGTCAATGGGATCCAACCGAACCGAACACTATTTTGCGAGTTTTGTGTTATCGAAATGATGAGACTGCTGCAAAGTTTCTTAAAAAGACTTACAATCTGCCCAAGAAATTAAACAATGCTGGGTTCTGA
- the LOC133858066 gene encoding pentatricopeptide repeat-containing protein At4g02750-like isoform X1 has translation MINYKLRHAVDLLYSRGSATSEAYTRLVLECVRANEVDQAKRLQHHMELHFFQPDNTFIQNRLLHMYAKSGKLLDARNLFDKMLKRDVFSWNAMLSAYAKTGSVKDMRATFGQMPFRDPVSYNTMIAGFAGNECSSEALELFVRMQEEGFEPTEYTHVSALHACSQLLDLRRGKQIHGRITVGNLCGNVFIWNALIDIYAKCGDMDRARWLFDRMVNRNVVSWNSIISGYVKNGQPEKCIELFHKMKLWGLKPDQVTISNVLGAYFQSGYVDEASKIFNEIKEKDKICWTTMIVGYAQNGREEDALMLFGAMLLADVRPDSFTISSVVSSCAKLASLYNGQAVHGKTVHMGVDDGLLVSSALVDMYCKCGVTSDAWMVFKTMPTLNVVSWNAMIGGYAQNGQHQEALAIYEKMLQEKLKPDNVTFIGVLSACVHANLIEQGHEYFDSISKQHGMTPTLDHYACMINLLGRSGYMDKAADLIEGMPHEPNCLIWSTLLSVSAIKGDIKQAEMSARHLFELDPLNAGPYIMLSNMYAACGRWKDVASMRSLMKNKNVKKFAAYSWIEIDNKVHKFVSEDRTHPETEKIYEELNRLIRELHKAGFAPNTNLVLHDVGEKEKYESICYHSEKLALAYGLIRKPQGGTPLRIIKNIRVCGDCHVFMKFVSKIIGRPIILRDSNRYHHFIGGKCSCKDNW, from the coding sequence ATGATCAACTACAAGCTTCGCCACGCGGTAGACCTCTTGTACTCTCGTGGCTCTGCAACCTCTGAGGCGTACACTCGTCTCGTGCTCGAATGCGTCCGAGCCAACGAAGTCGACCAAGCCAAGCGACTGCAACACCACATGGAGCTTCACTTCTTCCAACCCGACAACACTTTCATTCAAAATCGTCTTCTTCATATGTATGCCAAATCTGGGAAACTTTTGGATGCTCGAAACCTGTTTGACAAAATGCTTAAAAGGGACGTTTTCTCGTGGAATGCTATGCTATCTGCGTATGCGAAGACGGGGTCGGTCAAGGATATGCGGGCAACTTTTGGTCAGATGCCTTTCCGTGATCCAGTTTCGTATAATACGATGATTGCAGGTTTTGCTGGAAATGAGTGTTCGAGCGAGGCCTTGGAGTTGTTTGTGAGAATGCAGGAAGAAGGCTTTGAGCCTACGGAGTATACTCATGTCAGCGCATTGCATGCATGCTCGCAGTTATTGGATTTGAGGCGTGGTAAACAGATTCATGGGAGGATTACTGTCGGTAATTTGTGTGGGAATGTTTTTATTTGGAATGCTTTGATAGATATATATGCCAAATGCGGTGACATGGATCGCGCGAGATGGTTGTTTGATCGAATGGTTAACAGGAATGTGGTTTCCTGGAATTCGATTATCTCTGGGTATGTGAAAAATGGGCAGCCTGAGAAATGCATCGAGTTATTCCATAAAATGAAGTTATGGGGTTTGAAGCCTGACCAAGTTACAATTTCAAATGTTCTCGGTGCTTACTTTCAAAGTGGATATGTAGATGAAGCTAGTAAGATATTTAATGAGATCAAAGAGAAGGATAAGATCTGTTGGACCACAATGATAGTAGGTTATGCACAAAATGGGAGAGAAGAGGATGCTTTGATGTTGTTTGGCGCGATGCTACTAGCAGATGTCAGACCTGATAGTTTTACCATCTCAAGCGTGGTTAGTTCCTGTGCCAAATTAGCTTCTTTGTATAATGGCCAGGCTGTTCATGGAAAAACAGTTCATATGGGAGTTGATGATGGTTTGCTTGTGTCTAGTGCCCTTGTCGATATGTATTGCAAGTGCGGAGTCACTTCAGATGCTTGGATGGTTTTCAAAACAATGCCAACTTTGAATGTGGTTTCCTGGAATGCGATGATTGGAGGTTATGCACAGAATGGACAGCATCAAGAGGCCTTGGCCATCTATGAGAAAATGCTGCAAGAAAAGTTGAAACCTGATAATGTTACTTTTATAGGTGTTTTATCTGCTTGTGTCCATGCTAATTTGATTGAACAAGGACATGAATATTTTGATTCAATCAGCAAACAGCACGGTATGACACCCACTTTGGATCATTATGCATGCATGATCAATCTCCTTGGCCGTTCAGGTTACATGGACAAAGCAGCAGATCTTATTGAAGGTATGCCCCATGAACCAAATTGTCTAATCTGGTCTACCCTTTTATCTGTTAGTGCAATCAAGGGTGACATCAAACAAGCAGAGATGTCTGCTAGGCATCTCTTTGAATTGGATCCGCTCAATGCTGGACCTTACATCATGCTTTCCAACATGTATGCTGCTTGTGGAAGATGGAAAGATGTGGCATCCATGAGATCTCTCATGAAGAACAAGAATGTAAAAAAGTTTGCTGCTTACAGTTGGATTGAGATTGATAACAAAGTACACAAATTTGTTTCAGAAGATCGGACTCATCCGGAAACAGAAAAAATTTATGAAGAACTAAACAGACTGATTAGGGAACTCCATAAAGCTGGCTTTGCTCCTAATACGAACTTGGTTCTACATGATGTGGGGGAAAAGGAAAAGTATGAATCTATCTGTTACCACAGCGAGAAACTTGCCCTTGCATATGGGTTAATTCGAAAACCTCAGGGAGGGACACCCTTAAGGATTATAAAGAATATTCGTGTTTGTGGAGATTGCCATGTGTTTATGAAGTTTGTATCCAAAATAATTGGACGACCAATTATCTTGAGAGATTCAAACAGATATCATCATTTCATTGGAGGGAAGTGCTCTTGCAAGGACAACTGGTAA